CAGACATTCAGAAATGAATGACGGTAATAAATAAAGTTAATGATGATAGCGAGAGATATTTTAGTGATGCGTGACGATTTTGTTTTGTCATTCAGTGCTATGAAAATTATTTATTTAAATATTTGTTTTTGTTTGTGTTTTTATATTTCTTGAGTGATCGTGCTTATTTTATGTCTTTTTTAAGCCAAAAAAAAGTTCCCTGATATTTACATTTTGAAACACCTATGTGGATAAATGAAACATCTTAAAAGTTTTAGTATCATATTCGTGTTGGATTATTCTGCAATTTTGAGGAGAATGAACTTGCCGACTGGTTAATGAGGGTTAATCAGTATGCAGTGGCATAAAAAAGCAAATAAAGGCATATAACAGAGGGTTAATAACATGAAAGTTAAAGTACTGTCCCTCCTGGTACCAGCACTGCTGGTAGCAGGCGCAGCAAATGCGGCTGAAATTTACAACAAAGACGGCAACAAATTAGACCTGTTCGGTAAAGTCGACGGTCTGCATTATTTCTCCGATGACAAGAGCGCTGATGGCGATCAGACCTATATGCGTATCGGTTTCAAAGGCGAAACCCAGGTTAACGATCAGATCACCGGTTACGGCCAGTGGGAGTATCAGATCCAGGGTAACGCGCCTGAATCCGAAAACAACTCCTGGACTCGTGTTGCATTCGCGGGTCTGAAATTCGGCGATGCGGGTTCTTTCGACTACGGTCGTAACTACGGCGTAGTTTATGACGTAACCTCCTGGACCGACGTCCTGCCAGAATTCGGTGGCGACACCTACGGTTCTGACAACTTCATGCAGCAGCGTGGTAATGGCTTCGCGACTTACCGTAACGCTGATTTCTTCGGTCTGGTTGATGGCCTGAACTTTGCCCTGCAGTATCAGGGTAAAAACGGCAGCCCATCAGGCGAAGGTGCTGATGGCTTAGCTTACACCGGCGTAACGAACAACGGCCGTGAAGCACTGCGTCAGAACGGCGACGGTGTTGGCGGTTCCGTGACTTATGACATCGGTGAAGGCTTCGGTCTGGGTGCGGCAGTGAGCAGCTCCAAACGTACTGATGAGCAGAACAAAGCGGCTTATCTTGGTAACGGCGACCGTGCTGAAACCTACACCGGCGGCCTGAAATACGACGCTAACAACGTTTATCTGGCAGCACAGTACACCCAGACCTATAACGCAACGCGCGTAGGCGGCCAGGGTTGGGCAAACAAAGCGCAGAACTTCGAAGTGGTTGCTCAGTACCAGTTCGACTTCGGTCTGCGTCCGTCCGTTGCTTACCTGCAGTCCAAAGGTAAAAACCTGGGGACTCTCAACGGTCGTAACTACGACGACGAAGATCTGCTGAAATATGTTGATGTTGGCGCAACCTACTACTTCAACAAAAACATGTCCACCTACGTTGATTACAAAATCAACCTGCTGGATGACAACAGCTTCACTCGTGATGCCGGTATCAGCACCGACGACATCGTTGCACTGGGCCTGGTTTACCAGTTCTAAGTTTGCTTAATGTCGATAAAAGGCCCTTCGGGGCCTTTTTTTGTGCGGTTTTACGGCGTACAACCGTCGGTTTTTGGTGTACTCTTGCGCCTCTTTCCCAGGAGGACAATCACGTATGGAAATGAACGTTGCTCGTGCGATCATACTGGCTGCGACACTCTTTTTTACCGGGTGCGATAACTCGCCAGACACGGCGCAAACGCCTGCTATGGCTCCGGTTGTGCTGGAAGGGAAAACAATGGGCACCTTCTGGCGCGTGAGCGTGGTCGGGCTCGATGCAAAATCGGCAGCGTCGCTGCAAACGAAAATTCAGACGCAACTGGATGCCGACGATCAACTGCTCTCAACCTATAAAAATGATTCGGCGCTGATGCGCTTTAACCTGTCGAAAAGTCTTTCTCCCTGGCCTGTCAGCGAGGCGATGGCGGATATTGTGACCTCAGCGCTGCGTATTGGACAAAAAACGCAGGGCGCGATGGACATCACCGTCGGGCCGTTGGTGAATTTATGGGGATTTGGTCCCGACAAGCAGCCGGTCCAGATCCCGACACAGGCGCAAATTGATGCGGCAAAAGCCCGCAGCGGGTTGCAGCATCTGACGGTGATCAACCAGGCGAAACAGCAGTATCTGCAAAAAGATCTGCCGGATTTGTTTGTCGATCTCTCCACCGTCGGTGAAGGTTACGCTGCCGATCACCTGGCACAGTTGATGGAGCGGGAAGGTATCGCCCGCTATCTGGTCTCCGTCGGTGGGGCGCTGAACAGCCGCGGGATGAACGCCGAAGGGCATCCGTGGCGGGTGGCGATCCAGAAACCCACTGACCGCGAGAACGCCGTTCAGGCGGTGGTGGATATTAACGGGCACGGCATCAGTACCTCCGGCAGTTACCGCAACTATTACGAGCTGAACGGCAAACGCCTCACCCATGTTATCGATCCGCAAACGGGCCGTCCGATTGAACACAACCTGGTGTCGGTGACGGTGATTGCGCCAACGGCGCTGGAGGCGGATGGCTGGGATACCGGGCTGATGGTGCTCGGTACGGAGAAAGCCAAAGAGGTCGTACGCCAGGAAGGACTGGCGGTGTATATGATCATCAAAGAGGGGGAGGGATTCAAAACCTGGATGTCTCCACAGTTTGAAAGTTTCCTCATCCGTGAACAAAATTAAAAAGCAAGATTGCGGGTTTTCGTGTGATGGGTTTCGGACACACTGCAGCTAAGCAGGCACTAAGCTTAACGAAGGAGTCCAGAATGAAAAATTATCAACGCGTCAATGACGAGCAGCGCTGGCAATCGGTGTTAGAGCGCGATGCTGATGCCGACGGTCAGTTTGTTTTTGCAGTGCAAACGACCGGGATCTTTTGTCGACCTTCCTGTACGGCAAAACATGCGCTGCGAAAAAACGTCCGCTTCTTTCCCGATGCGCAGGCCGCGCTGATGGCAGGGTTTCGCCCGTGTAAACGCTGTCAGCCGGATAAAGCCAACGCCCGGCAGCACCGGCTGGATAAAATTACGCATGCCTGCCAGCTTCTGGAGCAGGAGAGCCCAATAACGCTCAATGTTCTGGCTGAGAAGGTGGCGATGAGCCCGTATCATCTGCATCGCTTATTCAAAGCCACAACCGGGATGACGCCCAAAGCCTGGCAACAGTCGTATCGCGCCCGCCGCCTGCGCGACGCCCTGAGTCACGGCGAAAGCGTGACCCAGGCGATTCTGAATGCCGGTTTTCCAGACAGCAGCAGCTACTATCGTAACGCCGATGCAGCGCTTGGGATGACGGCAAAACAGTTCCGCCGCGGCGGTGACAAACTGGCCGTACGCTATGCGCTGGCTGATTGCTCACTCGGACGCTGTCTGGTGGCGGAAAGCGAGCGGGGGATTTGCGCCATCTTGTTAGGGGATGACGATGCGGCGCTGATGGCTGAACTGCTGACGTTGTTCCCGGCTGCTCAGGCTCAACCCGCCGACCGTCATTTTCAGCAGCGTATTCACCGCGTCATTGCCAGTATTGACGGGCGTGACGCCGCGTTGTCGTTGCCGCTGGATATTCAGGGTACCGCGTTTCAACAGCAGGTCTGGCAGGCGCTGCGTACGATTCCTTACGGGGAGACCGTAAGCTATCAGCAACTGGCAAAAGCGATCGGCAAGCCGAAAGCGGTTCGTGCCGTCGCCAGCGCCTGTGGCGCAAACAAACTGGCGATCGTGATCCCCTGTCACCGCGTTGTACGGAGCGACGGTTCGCTTTCCGGTTATCGTTGGGGTGTATCGCGTAAGGCGCAGATCCTGCGGCGCGAATCGTCTGATGAGGGGGCATAATGCTCGATCTGTTTGCCGATTCGCAACCCTGGCAGGAACCGTTGGCACCCGGTGCGGTCATTTTGCGCCGCTTTGCCTTCAGCGCAGCGCCGCAACTGGTACAGGAGATTGAGACGATCGCCCACCAGTCACCGTTTCGTCAGATGATCACCCCCGGTGGTTATACGATGTCGGTGGCGATGACCAACTGTGGACGGCTGGGCTGGACGACCGACAGTCACGGCTACCTCTATTCGCCTGTCGATCCGTTGACGGGGCTCGCCTGGCCTGACTTCCCTCCGTCCTTCCTGCGTCTGAGCCAGCAGGCGG
The DNA window shown above is from Citrobacter farmeri and carries:
- the apbE gene encoding FAD:protein FMN transferase ApbE, whose product is MEMNVARAIILAATLFFTGCDNSPDTAQTPAMAPVVLEGKTMGTFWRVSVVGLDAKSAASLQTKIQTQLDADDQLLSTYKNDSALMRFNLSKSLSPWPVSEAMADIVTSALRIGQKTQGAMDITVGPLVNLWGFGPDKQPVQIPTQAQIDAAKARSGLQHLTVINQAKQQYLQKDLPDLFVDLSTVGEGYAADHLAQLMEREGIARYLVSVGGALNSRGMNAEGHPWRVAIQKPTDRENAVQAVVDINGHGISTSGSYRNYYELNGKRLTHVIDPQTGRPIEHNLVSVTVIAPTALEADGWDTGLMVLGTEKAKEVVRQEGLAVYMIIKEGEGFKTWMSPQFESFLIREQN
- a CDS encoding porin OmpC produces the protein MKVKVLSLLVPALLVAGAANAAEIYNKDGNKLDLFGKVDGLHYFSDDKSADGDQTYMRIGFKGETQVNDQITGYGQWEYQIQGNAPESENNSWTRVAFAGLKFGDAGSFDYGRNYGVVYDVTSWTDVLPEFGGDTYGSDNFMQQRGNGFATYRNADFFGLVDGLNFALQYQGKNGSPSGEGADGLAYTGVTNNGREALRQNGDGVGGSVTYDIGEGFGLGAAVSSSKRTDEQNKAAYLGNGDRAETYTGGLKYDANNVYLAAQYTQTYNATRVGGQGWANKAQNFEVVAQYQFDFGLRPSVAYLQSKGKNLGTLNGRNYDDEDLLKYVDVGATYYFNKNMSTYVDYKINLLDDNSFTRDAGISTDDIVALGLVYQF
- the ada gene encoding bifunctional DNA-binding transcriptional regulator/O6-methylguanine-DNA methyltransferase Ada, yielding MKNYQRVNDEQRWQSVLERDADADGQFVFAVQTTGIFCRPSCTAKHALRKNVRFFPDAQAALMAGFRPCKRCQPDKANARQHRLDKITHACQLLEQESPITLNVLAEKVAMSPYHLHRLFKATTGMTPKAWQQSYRARRLRDALSHGESVTQAILNAGFPDSSSYYRNADAALGMTAKQFRRGGDKLAVRYALADCSLGRCLVAESERGICAILLGDDDAALMAELLTLFPAAQAQPADRHFQQRIHRVIASIDGRDAALSLPLDIQGTAFQQQVWQALRTIPYGETVSYQQLAKAIGKPKAVRAVASACGANKLAIVIPCHRVVRSDGSLSGYRWGVSRKAQILRRESSDEGA